One genomic window of Salmo salar chromosome ssa12, Ssal_v3.1, whole genome shotgun sequence includes the following:
- the LOC106564178 gene encoding uncharacterized protein isoform X1: MEDNLESVLHCDDKEELRRKLALLQREYSRTVQRLQRAERSDAVRKHVRSRISEQNLQDQTDPVPANTFPNPALPPLSLGSPARTAPGSALPLGPAGDSTVAASCPVESENPRQRSPSIRFLLPVDNSCPQTPDLNPHRRSHSLRLRSRRSRLRWEGRGEGAGGRYDTETSEDGLELDARTEKEEDGEKRKMGEEKEGEKKELEREENERETPDKEAMKQRDGEEREEQRTYGQKEIEKEGVNLRRDGESEREEGGDSGAVGASVLGAVGLCNTGGVLDSCTLVEGLPFPVEYYIRTTRRMASSQSHRDLQAVILNQLNRGRHRRSRGRMSNTHSLSTSHSDSLAQPSNHRQCSSQLTSNSPTNRTPVEEPSANQMLTSESGTNQSERLPSRACSVRPIRGRRRRGRRPRLGRSLSLDSDPPAPGPDNTQTPAAISPASQPLPGGGCPERWPLSGGVEEQLYPIFRRSCVSPLIHTPKQSKESVWCLLLPSSLSPGGPAVHPGSLGRFISTFDLQDFHLPDDQFGQLKLQKLRASSAVPEPEPFSPYNMRRRCSRGSVHGLHGDTGGLMSKAPTPKPLPLSLTPPVTDCVTPVEQSIDRSIGQHLIDHTIGQQSIDALNHSTDLHSKYHSVCQFTDHLVDQPTGHQSTDHLVDQPTGHQSTDHLVDQPTGHQSTDHLVDQPTGHQSTDHLVDQPTGHQSTDHLVDQPTGHQSTDHLVDQPTGHQSTDHLVDQPTGHQSTDHLVDQPTGHQSTDQPIGHQSTDHPVDQPIGHQSTDHLVDQPTGHQSTDHLVDQPTGHQSTDHLVDQPIGHQSTDHLVDQPTGHQSTDHLVDQPIGHQSTDHPVDQLIGHQLTVLVGQSIDFPSVDQQTGRLTAECPSLQTEIETECPPECPSFHTKTKCLSTCPTKFSVECLTKCPSMCTTECPSLRTETDAECAVPPSPSLLLLSPSLTSHTPRGHTLSLPLSSSPPLPSLGMTPNPLTPNPNIPLSLPDSSPLPSLEAVTHIPSCPPCPPSLTLPLSCSPCPPTLTLPFPSSPSTQALSPPSLSPCPSPAIPLSSSPPSLAPCHPSMVDSLTKLLLPPTPLLLPQSLPPNPNTPPPLPPTQLLLRQPAPSLHSTRQATEERGEGEEERAWRKKEEKRDGMTEGVLMLSHTLKAPAGGSLVDVCCVSWLSVGVCVAVAGEWEVCVWGQTNPPHWRRLHTWTFIESVMSVFPVPDAPGLLCVTLGQLEIREVRVLCCSSLSQAVLCEGEVQMVVGMSNRRLVSSSYSVATTPLQVYTLTQDGRLQGCLSLVCPTEHVRTVAAVEGQTDALIGSTHGGHVVLWNVTTGQLLRRITLGDGFTDTTCLRGYSLCGVLFVLLQHPSLCAVEEEEGGALFSLVATNPLTGTVALATRLGLPKACTGRLVEVDVHGSSVVGVFQSGSVCVWQLGRRQAQEGVWFPELGCQLARWGAQGTVLTAHLNGDVCLHRYRPL, translated from the exons ATGGAGGATAATTTGGAGAGCGTGCTCCATTGCGATGACAAGGAGGAG tTGAGGCGGAAACTGGCCCTGCTACAGAGGGAGTACTCCAGGACAGTTCAGAGATTACAG cgAGCTGAGCGTTCAGATGCCGTGCGGAAGCATGTGAGGAGCCGGATCTCTGAGCAGAACCTCCAggaccagacagacccagtcccagCCAACACCTTTCCCAACCCagctctaccccccctctcccttGGTAGCCCTGCTAGGACAGCCCCAGGTTCAGCCTTACCACTAGGCCCCGCTGGAG ACTCGACTGTGGCGGCATCGTGTCCGGTGGAATCGGAGAACCCCAGGCAGAGGAGTCCGTCCATCCGCTTCCTCCTCCCCGTCGATAACTCTTGCCCTCAGAcacctgaccttaaccctcacaGACGAAGCCACTCCCTCCGGCTGAGGTCACGGAGAAGCCGGCTGCGCTGGGAGGGGAGGGGCGAGGGGGCAGGGGGGAGGTACGACACGGAGACCAGCGAGGACGGGCTGGAACTGGACGCACggacagagaaagaagaggacggagagaagagaaagatggGGGAAGAGAAGGAGGGTGAGAAGAAAGagctagagagggaggagaatgagAGGGAAACTCCAGATAAAGAGGCAatgaaacagagagatggagaggagagagaagaacagaggacATATGGACAGAAGGAGATAGAGAAGGAAGGGGTGAAcctgaggagagatggagagagtgagagagaagagggaggtgaTTCAGGAGCTGTGGGAGCCTCTGTGTTAGGGGCTGTTGGGTTGTGTAACACTGGGGGGGTCCTGGACTCGTGCACTCTGGTGGAAGGTCTGCCGTTCCCTGTAGAATACTACATCAGAACCACAAGACGCATGGCCTCGTCACAGAGCCACAG AGACCTGCAGGCTGTCATTCTGAACCAACTCAACAGGGGGCGCCACAGAAGGAGCAGGGGCCGGatgtctaacacacactcactctcaacTTCACACTCCGACTCACTAGCACAACCCTCCAATCACCGCCAGTGCTCAAGTCAACTGACCTCAAACTCACCGACCAATCGCACACCGGTCGAGGAGCCATCAGCCAATCAGATGCTTACCTCTGAGTCAGGGACCAATCAGAGTGAGCGTTTACCTTCCAGAGCCTGCAGTGTTCGGCCGATCAGAGgccggaggaggagaggaaggaggccgAGACTGGGCCGCTCTCTAAGTTTGGACTCGGATCCTCCAGCACCAGGCCCAGACAACACCCAGACCCCGGCCGCTATTAGCCCAGCCTCACAGCCTCTCCCTGGGGGTGGATGTCCAGAGCGCTGGCCTCTCTCTGGAGGTGTGGAGGAACAGCTTTATCCCATCTTCAGAAGGAGCTGTGTCTCTCCCCTCATTCACACACCAAAGCAGAGCAAAG agagtgtgTGGTGTCTCCTcctgccctcctccctctcccctggagGACCAGCAGTGCACCCTGGGAGTCTGGGCCGCTTCATCTCAACCTTTGACCTCCAGGATTTCCATCTCCCCGACGACCAGTTCGGACAGCTAAAGCTCCAGAAGCTTCGCGCCTCGTCTGCCGTCCCAGAACCGGAACCCTTCTCACCTTACAACATGCGTCGTCGCTGCAGCAGAGGCTCGGTCCACGGTCTCCACGGCGACACAGGCGGTCTGATGTCTAAAGCGCCTACGCCTAAGCCCCTCCCTCTCAGCCTCACCCCTCCTGTCACAGACTGTGTCACTCCGGTAGAACAGTCTATAGACAGATCTATAGGCCAGCATCTTATAGACCACACTATAGGCCAGCAGTCTATAGACGCACTAAACCATTCTACAGACCTCCATTCAAAGTACCATTCAGTTTGCCAGTTTACAGATCACCTTGTAGACCAGCCTACTGGCCATCAGTCTACAGACCACCTTGTAGACCAGCCTACTGGCCATCAGTCTACAGACCACCTTGTAGACCAGCCTACTGGCCATCAGTCTACAGACCACCTTGTAGACCAGCCTACTGGCCATCAGTCTACAGACCACCTTGTAGACCAGCCTACTGGCCATCAGTCTACAGACCACCTTGTAGACCAGCCTACTGGCCATCAGTCTACAGACCACCTTGTAGACCAGCCTACTGGCCATCAGTCTACAGACCACCTTGTAGACCAGCCTACTGGCCATCAGTCTACAGACCACCTTGTAGACCAGCCTACTGGCCATCAGTCTACAGACCAGCCTATAGGCCATCAGTCTACAGACCATCCTGTAGACCAGCCTATAGGCCATCAGTCTACAGACCACCTTGTAGACCAGCCTACTGGCCATCAGTCTACAGACCACCTTGTAGACCAGCCTACTGGCCATCAGTCTACAGACCACCTTGTAGACCAGCCTATAGGCCATCAGTCTACAGACCACCTTGTAGACCAGCCTACTGGCCATCAGTCTACAGACCACCTTGTAGACCAGCCTATAGGCCATCAGTCTACAGACCATCCTGTAGACCAGCTTATAGGCCATCAGCTTACCGTTTTAGTTGGCCAGTCTATAGACTTTCCTTCAGTAGACCAGCAGACAGGCCGACTCACTGCTGAGTGCCCTTCCCTTCAAACTGAAATAGAGACAGAGTGCCCTCCCGAGTGTCCATCCTTCCACACAAAGACTAAGTGCCTTTCTACGTGTCCTACGAAGTTCTCTGTCGAGTGCCTTACCAAATGTCCTTCCATGTGCACTACTGAGTGCCCTTCCCTCCGGACGGAGACAGATGCAGAGTGTGCTGTCCCCCCCAGCCCCTCCCTGCTCCTCCTTAGCCCCTCCCTAACCAGCCACACCCCTCGCGGAcacaccctctcccttcccctctcctccagtccccccTTACCTTCCTTAGGGATGACCCCTAACCCCTTGACCCCTAACCCCAAcatacccctctccctccctgacagctCCCCATTACCTTCTTTAGAGGCGGTGACTCACATCCCCTCCTGCCCTCCCTGCCCACCCTCTCTgaccctccccctctcctgctctccctgCCCCCCCACTCTgaccctccccttcccctctagTCCCTCCACCCaagccctctctcctccctccctctctccctgcccctctccagccatccctctctcctcctcccctccctccctcgctccctgccACCCCAGCATGGTTGATTCCCTGACCAAACTTTTGCTCCCTCCCACTCCTCTACTACTGCCTCAATCTCTCCCTCCAAACCcaaatacaccccccccattgCCCCCTACCCAGCTTCTTCTTCGCCAGccagctccctctctccactcaacCAGACAGgccacagaggagagaggagaaggagaggaggagagagcgtggaggaagaaggaagagaagagggaTGGGATGACAGAGGGTGTCTTAatgctctctcacacactgaag gccccTGCAGGAGGCAGCCTGGTGGATGTGTGCTGTGTGTCGTGGCTGTCAGTAGGTGTATGTGTAGCGGTGGCAGGAGAGtgggaggtgtgtgtttggggtcagaCCAACCCCCCACACTGGAGACGACTGCACACCTGGACCTTCATAGAA tcagTGATGTCAGTGTTTCCTGTGCCGGACGCTCCTGGACTTCTGTGTGTGACTCTGGGCCAGCTGGAAATCAGAGAGGTCAG ggtactGTGCTGCTCCAGTCTGTCCCAGGCAGTGCTGTGTGAGGGGGAGGTCCAGATGGTGGTGGGCATGTCCAACCGAAGGCTGGTTAGCTCCTCCTACTCTGTAGCCACAACCCCGCTGCaggtctacacactgacacaggaTGGCAG GCTGCAGGGCTGCCTGTCTTTGGTCTGTCCTACTGAGCACGTGCGGACCGTGGCGGCGGTGGAGGGACAGACTGACGCTCTGATTGGCTCAACCCACGGCGGACATGTTGTTCTGTG gaacgTGACGACGGGGCAGCTGCTGCGTCGCATCACTCTGGGAGATGGTTTCACGGATACGACCTGCCTCCGAGGATACTCCCTCTGC GGGGTGCTGTTTGTCCTGTTGCAACACCCGTCCCTGTGTgctgtggaggaggaagagggaggggctcTGTTCTCGCTGGTCGCCACCAACCCTCTGACTGGCACCGTCGCCCTGGCAACCAGACTAGGCCTCCCCAAAGCCTGCACCGGGAg GCTGGTGGAGGTTGATGTCCATGGCTCCAGTGTGGTTGGGGTTTTCCAGtccggctcagtgtgtgtgtggcagcttGGGAGGCGTCAGGCCCAGGAGGGGGTCTGGTTCCCAGAGCTTGGGTGTCAGCTCGCCCGTTGGGGGGCGCAGGGAACTGTCCTGACGGCACACCTCAATGGAGATGTCTGCTTACACCGCTACAGACCACTCTGA
- the LOC106564178 gene encoding uncharacterized protein isoform X2 — translation MEDNLESVLHCDDKEELRRKLALLQREYSRTVQRLQRAERSDAVRKHVRSRISEQNLQDQTDPVPANTFPNPALPPLSLGSPARTAPGSALPLGPAGDSTVAASCPVESENPRQRSPSIRFLLPVDNSCPQTPDLNPHRRSHSLRLRSRRSRLRWEGRGEGAGGRYDTETSEDGLELDARTEKEEDGEKRKMGEEKEGEKKELEREENERETPDKEAMKQRDGEEREEQRTYGQKEIEKEGVNLRRDGESEREEGGDSGAVGASVLGAVGLCNTGGVLDSCTLVEGLPFPVEYYIRTTRRMASSQSHRDLQAVILNQLNRGRHRRSRGRMSNTHSLSTSHSDSLAQPSNHRQCSSQLTSNSPTNRTPVEEPSANQMLTSESGTNQSERLPSRACSVRPIRGRRRRGRRPRLGRSLSLDSDPPAPGPDNTQTPAAISPASQPLPGGGCPERWPLSGGVEEQLYPIFRRSCVSPLIHTPKQSKESVWCLLLPSSLSPGGPAVHPGSLGRFISTFDLQDFHLPDDQFGQLKLQKLRASSAVPEPEPFSPYNMRRRCSRGSVHGLHGDTGGLMSKAPTPKPLPLSLTPPVTDCVTPVEQSIDRSIGQHLIDHTIGQQSIDALNHSTDLHSKYHSVCQFTDHLVDQPTGHQSTDHLVDQPTGHQSTDHLVDQPTGHQSTDHLVDQPTGHQSTDHLVDQPTGHQSTDHLVDQPTGHQSTDHLVDQPTGHQSTDHLVDQPTGHQSTDHLVDQPTGHQSTDHLVDQPTGHQSTDHLVDQPTGHQSTDHLVDQPIGHQSTDHLVDQPTGHQSTDHLVDQPIGHQSTDHPVDQLIGHQLTVLVGQSIDFPSVDQQTGRLTAECPSLQTEIETECPPECPSFHTKTKCLSTCPTKFSVECLTKCPSMCTTECPSLRTETDAECAVPPSPSLLLLSPSLTSHTPRGHTLSLPLSSSPPLPSLGMTPNPLTPNPNIPLSLPDSSPLPSLEAVTHIPSCPPCPPSLTLPLSCSPCPPTLTLPFPSSPSTQALSPPSLSPCPSPAIPLSSSPPSLAPCHPSMVDSLTKLLLPPTPLLLPQSLPPNPNTPPPLPPTQLLLRQPAPSLHSTRQATEERGEGEEERAWRKKEEKRDGMTEGVLMLSHTLKAPAGGSLVDVCCVSWLSVGVCVAVAGEWEVCVWGQTNPPHWRRLHTWTFIESVMSVFPVPDAPGLLCVTLGQLEIREVRVLCCSSLSQAVLCEGEVQMVVGMSNRRLVSSSYSVATTPLQVYTLTQDGRLQGCLSLVCPTEHVRTVAAVEGQTDALIGSTHGGHVVLWNVTTGQLLRRITLGDGFTDTTCLRGYSLCGVLFVLLQHPSLCAVEEEEGGALFSLVATNPLTGTVALATRLGLPKACTGRLVEVDVHGSSVVGVFQSGSVCVWQLGRRQAQEGVWFPELGCQLARWGAQGTVLTAHLNGDVCLHRYRPL, via the exons ATGGAGGATAATTTGGAGAGCGTGCTCCATTGCGATGACAAGGAGGAG tTGAGGCGGAAACTGGCCCTGCTACAGAGGGAGTACTCCAGGACAGTTCAGAGATTACAG cgAGCTGAGCGTTCAGATGCCGTGCGGAAGCATGTGAGGAGCCGGATCTCTGAGCAGAACCTCCAggaccagacagacccagtcccagCCAACACCTTTCCCAACCCagctctaccccccctctcccttGGTAGCCCTGCTAGGACAGCCCCAGGTTCAGCCTTACCACTAGGCCCCGCTGGAG ACTCGACTGTGGCGGCATCGTGTCCGGTGGAATCGGAGAACCCCAGGCAGAGGAGTCCGTCCATCCGCTTCCTCCTCCCCGTCGATAACTCTTGCCCTCAGAcacctgaccttaaccctcacaGACGAAGCCACTCCCTCCGGCTGAGGTCACGGAGAAGCCGGCTGCGCTGGGAGGGGAGGGGCGAGGGGGCAGGGGGGAGGTACGACACGGAGACCAGCGAGGACGGGCTGGAACTGGACGCACggacagagaaagaagaggacggagagaagagaaagatggGGGAAGAGAAGGAGGGTGAGAAGAAAGagctagagagggaggagaatgagAGGGAAACTCCAGATAAAGAGGCAatgaaacagagagatggagaggagagagaagaacagaggacATATGGACAGAAGGAGATAGAGAAGGAAGGGGTGAAcctgaggagagatggagagagtgagagagaagagggaggtgaTTCAGGAGCTGTGGGAGCCTCTGTGTTAGGGGCTGTTGGGTTGTGTAACACTGGGGGGGTCCTGGACTCGTGCACTCTGGTGGAAGGTCTGCCGTTCCCTGTAGAATACTACATCAGAACCACAAGACGCATGGCCTCGTCACAGAGCCACAG AGACCTGCAGGCTGTCATTCTGAACCAACTCAACAGGGGGCGCCACAGAAGGAGCAGGGGCCGGatgtctaacacacactcactctcaacTTCACACTCCGACTCACTAGCACAACCCTCCAATCACCGCCAGTGCTCAAGTCAACTGACCTCAAACTCACCGACCAATCGCACACCGGTCGAGGAGCCATCAGCCAATCAGATGCTTACCTCTGAGTCAGGGACCAATCAGAGTGAGCGTTTACCTTCCAGAGCCTGCAGTGTTCGGCCGATCAGAGgccggaggaggagaggaaggaggccgAGACTGGGCCGCTCTCTAAGTTTGGACTCGGATCCTCCAGCACCAGGCCCAGACAACACCCAGACCCCGGCCGCTATTAGCCCAGCCTCACAGCCTCTCCCTGGGGGTGGATGTCCAGAGCGCTGGCCTCTCTCTGGAGGTGTGGAGGAACAGCTTTATCCCATCTTCAGAAGGAGCTGTGTCTCTCCCCTCATTCACACACCAAAGCAGAGCAAAG agagtgtgTGGTGTCTCCTcctgccctcctccctctcccctggagGACCAGCAGTGCACCCTGGGAGTCTGGGCCGCTTCATCTCAACCTTTGACCTCCAGGATTTCCATCTCCCCGACGACCAGTTCGGACAGCTAAAGCTCCAGAAGCTTCGCGCCTCGTCTGCCGTCCCAGAACCGGAACCCTTCTCACCTTACAACATGCGTCGTCGCTGCAGCAGAGGCTCGGTCCACGGTCTCCACGGCGACACAGGCGGTCTGATGTCTAAAGCGCCTACGCCTAAGCCCCTCCCTCTCAGCCTCACCCCTCCTGTCACAGACTGTGTCACTCCGGTAGAACAGTCTATAGACAGATCTATAGGCCAGCATCTTATAGACCACACTATAGGCCAGCAGTCTATAGACGCACTAAACCATTCTACAGACCTCCATTCAAAGTACCATTCAGTTTGCCAGTTTACAGATCACCTTGTAGACCAGCCTACTGGCCATCAGTCTACAGACCACCTTGTAGACCAGCCTACTGGCCATCAGTCTACAGACCACCTTGTAGACCAGCCTACTGGCCATCAGTCTACAGACCACCTTGTAGACCAGCCTACTGGCCATCAGTCTACAGACCACCTTGTAGACCAGCCTACTGGCCATCAGTCTACAGACCACCTTGTAGACCAGCCTACTGGCCATCAGTCTACAGACCACCTTGTAGACCAGCCTACTGGCCATCAGTCTACAGACCACCTTGTAGACCAGCCTACTGGCCATCAGTCTACAGACCACCTTGTAGACCAGCCTACTG GCCATCAGTCTACAGACCACCTTGTAGACCAGCCTACTGGCCATCAGTCTACAGACCACCTTGTAGACCAGCCTACTGGCCATCAGTCTACAGACCACCTTGTAGACCAGCCTATAGGCCATCAGTCTACAGACCACCTTGTAGACCAGCCTACTGGCCATCAGTCTACAGACCACCTTGTAGACCAGCCTATAGGCCATCAGTCTACAGACCATCCTGTAGACCAGCTTATAGGCCATCAGCTTACCGTTTTAGTTGGCCAGTCTATAGACTTTCCTTCAGTAGACCAGCAGACAGGCCGACTCACTGCTGAGTGCCCTTCCCTTCAAACTGAAATAGAGACAGAGTGCCCTCCCGAGTGTCCATCCTTCCACACAAAGACTAAGTGCCTTTCTACGTGTCCTACGAAGTTCTCTGTCGAGTGCCTTACCAAATGTCCTTCCATGTGCACTACTGAGTGCCCTTCCCTCCGGACGGAGACAGATGCAGAGTGTGCTGTCCCCCCCAGCCCCTCCCTGCTCCTCCTTAGCCCCTCCCTAACCAGCCACACCCCTCGCGGAcacaccctctcccttcccctctcctccagtccccccTTACCTTCCTTAGGGATGACCCCTAACCCCTTGACCCCTAACCCCAAcatacccctctccctccctgacagctCCCCATTACCTTCTTTAGAGGCGGTGACTCACATCCCCTCCTGCCCTCCCTGCCCACCCTCTCTgaccctccccctctcctgctctccctgCCCCCCCACTCTgaccctccccttcccctctagTCCCTCCACCCaagccctctctcctccctccctctctccctgcccctctccagccatccctctctcctcctcccctccctccctcgctccctgccACCCCAGCATGGTTGATTCCCTGACCAAACTTTTGCTCCCTCCCACTCCTCTACTACTGCCTCAATCTCTCCCTCCAAACCcaaatacaccccccccattgCCCCCTACCCAGCTTCTTCTTCGCCAGccagctccctctctccactcaacCAGACAGgccacagaggagagaggagaaggagaggaggagagagcgtggaggaagaaggaagagaagagggaTGGGATGACAGAGGGTGTCTTAatgctctctcacacactgaag gccccTGCAGGAGGCAGCCTGGTGGATGTGTGCTGTGTGTCGTGGCTGTCAGTAGGTGTATGTGTAGCGGTGGCAGGAGAGtgggaggtgtgtgtttggggtcagaCCAACCCCCCACACTGGAGACGACTGCACACCTGGACCTTCATAGAA tcagTGATGTCAGTGTTTCCTGTGCCGGACGCTCCTGGACTTCTGTGTGTGACTCTGGGCCAGCTGGAAATCAGAGAGGTCAG ggtactGTGCTGCTCCAGTCTGTCCCAGGCAGTGCTGTGTGAGGGGGAGGTCCAGATGGTGGTGGGCATGTCCAACCGAAGGCTGGTTAGCTCCTCCTACTCTGTAGCCACAACCCCGCTGCaggtctacacactgacacaggaTGGCAG GCTGCAGGGCTGCCTGTCTTTGGTCTGTCCTACTGAGCACGTGCGGACCGTGGCGGCGGTGGAGGGACAGACTGACGCTCTGATTGGCTCAACCCACGGCGGACATGTTGTTCTGTG gaacgTGACGACGGGGCAGCTGCTGCGTCGCATCACTCTGGGAGATGGTTTCACGGATACGACCTGCCTCCGAGGATACTCCCTCTGC GGGGTGCTGTTTGTCCTGTTGCAACACCCGTCCCTGTGTgctgtggaggaggaagagggaggggctcTGTTCTCGCTGGTCGCCACCAACCCTCTGACTGGCACCGTCGCCCTGGCAACCAGACTAGGCCTCCCCAAAGCCTGCACCGGGAg GCTGGTGGAGGTTGATGTCCATGGCTCCAGTGTGGTTGGGGTTTTCCAGtccggctcagtgtgtgtgtggcagcttGGGAGGCGTCAGGCCCAGGAGGGGGTCTGGTTCCCAGAGCTTGGGTGTCAGCTCGCCCGTTGGGGGGCGCAGGGAACTGTCCTGACGGCACACCTCAATGGAGATGTCTGCTTACACCGCTACAGACCACTCTGA